From one Marinobacter sp. LV10MA510-1 genomic stretch:
- a CDS encoding acetolactate synthase 3 large subunit, translating to MELLSGADMLIRSLQDEGIENIYGYPGGAALHIYDALFRQDAVKHILVRHEQAAVHMADGYARATGKAGTVLVTSGPGATNTITGIATAFMDSIPMVVLCGQVASTLIGEDAFQETDMIGVSRPVVKHNLSVRHPSEIPEIIRKAYYIATTGRPGPVVVDIPKDMTAPNDRYEYVFPKKTKLRSYNPAIRGHAGQIKKAVDMLLAAKRPIVYAGGGVILGKASGQLTEMVRGLGYPITNTLMGIGCYPASDKQHIGWLGMHGTYEANMVMHNADLILAIGARFDDRVTNATEKFCPGARIIHIDIDPASISKTITADVPIVGPVDAVLKEMQSLIKESKVRPDADALAAWWKQIDEWRAFHGMRYETSDDVIKPQEVVEMLYRLTNGDAYVTTDVGQHQMFAAQYYKFDKPNRWISSGGLGTMGFGLPAAMGIKLNFPDEEVLCVTGEGSIQMNIQELSTCKQYDLPVKIINLNNQALGMVKQWQDMNYGARHSHSYMDSLPDFVKLAEAYGHEGMKITRKEDLEPMLKKALAMKDKLVFVDIYVDPSEHVYPMHVARGSMKDMWLSKTEKV from the coding sequence GTGGAGTTATTGTCTGGCGCCGATATGCTCATCCGTTCGTTACAGGATGAAGGCATAGAGAACATTTATGGCTATCCGGGTGGAGCAGCCCTTCATATATACGATGCTCTGTTCAGGCAGGATGCCGTCAAGCACATTCTGGTCAGACACGAACAGGCGGCCGTGCACATGGCTGATGGCTATGCCCGTGCTACCGGCAAAGCGGGCACAGTGCTGGTTACCTCGGGACCCGGTGCGACCAACACCATCACCGGTATCGCGACTGCCTTTATGGACTCCATTCCGATGGTGGTTCTTTGTGGGCAGGTAGCGTCAACGCTGATTGGCGAAGATGCCTTCCAGGAAACCGACATGATCGGTGTTTCCCGCCCGGTGGTGAAGCACAACCTCAGCGTGCGCCACCCGTCCGAGATTCCGGAAATTATTCGCAAGGCCTACTACATTGCGACAACCGGTCGACCTGGCCCGGTGGTTGTGGACATTCCAAAGGACATGACCGCACCGAATGATCGCTATGAGTACGTGTTTCCGAAAAAAACCAAATTGCGGTCTTACAACCCCGCCATTCGTGGCCACGCCGGTCAGATCAAAAAAGCAGTGGACATGCTGTTGGCGGCGAAGCGACCGATTGTTTACGCCGGCGGTGGTGTCATTCTGGGCAAGGCTTCTGGCCAGTTGACTGAAATGGTGCGCGGCCTGGGTTACCCCATCACCAATACGCTGATGGGCATAGGTTGTTATCCGGCCAGCGACAAACAGCACATTGGCTGGTTGGGCATGCACGGCACTTACGAAGCCAACATGGTTATGCACAACGCGGACCTGATTCTGGCTATCGGTGCGCGCTTTGACGACCGCGTTACCAACGCGACCGAGAAGTTCTGCCCCGGCGCCCGCATCATTCACATTGATATTGACCCTGCGTCGATTTCCAAAACCATTACTGCCGATGTGCCCATTGTTGGGCCTGTGGATGCGGTGCTGAAAGAAATGCAGTCGCTGATCAAGGAAAGCAAAGTCAGGCCCGACGCCGATGCGCTGGCAGCCTGGTGGAAGCAGATCGACGAATGGCGCGCTTTTCACGGTATGCGTTATGAAACAAGCGATGACGTTATCAAGCCGCAGGAAGTGGTGGAAATGCTGTACCGCCTGACCAATGGCGATGCCTATGTGACCACCGATGTGGGCCAGCACCAGATGTTTGCTGCTCAGTACTACAAATTTGACAAGCCTAACCGTTGGATCAGCTCCGGTGGACTGGGCACCATGGGCTTTGGCTTGCCGGCAGCGATGGGCATAAAACTGAACTTTCCGGATGAAGAAGTGCTCTGCGTCACTGGCGAAGGCAGTATCCAGATGAACATCCAGGAACTGTCGACCTGCAAGCAGTACGACTTGCCGGTGAAAATCATCAACCTGAATAACCAGGCTCTGGGTATGGTCAAGCAGTGGCAGGATATGAATTATGGGGCCCGTCACTCGCATTCTTACATGGACTCCTTGCCGGACTTCGTCAAACTCGCAGAGGCCTATGGCCACGAGGGTATGAAGATTACGC